One Acutalibacter muris DNA window includes the following coding sequences:
- a CDS encoding virulence-associated E family protein → MNDKDNTARIMNLADYNIGIKHNGELLISLGKSRFETAWKNKRILWSSLLARLSKSVETPETHAEYMKMSKEQQDRIKDIGGFVGGHLENGRRKTGSVLARQILTLDLDFPPADFWDTLMNNLEINSALAVYSTHKHSAGTPRFRLIMPLDREVTPDEYEAIARKIAEKVGIDLFDDSTFQPTRLMYWPSNSTGVEPFFNYYDAPFLSADAVLAEYPDWTDTSYWPESSRMTGIRKRQADKQGDPLEKKGIVGAFCRTYNITEAIAKFLPDIYTQTAKPDRYTYAAGSTAAGLVVYDGELFAYSNHSTDPAGGQLCNAFDLVRIHKFGDLDDGKEDKSGAERPSYKAMATLASEDPATIRTIDKDHKDSAVLDFENELPDDDTDETWKTSLLRNENGDIRTVITNAVLILQNDPALQGIRFNELSGAIEVKGRLPWSRPSKYWRDADDAQLYIWVADKYKVQFPENKFTKALTQVADSRRFNPLRDYIRGLPDWDGVPRVDTLLVDYLGAEDSPYTRAVTRKTLIGAIQRVLEPGCKFDTVLVLDGKPGIGKSTLLRKLGGVWFSDSLSLADTRDKTAAEKLQGVWIMEIGEMQGTRKADVDVMKGFLSRQVDEYRAAYGRVVERHPRTAIICGTTNSTTGFLRDTTGNRRFWPVTVNGGSRLSVWDMTEETRAQIWAEAMAYTAEGEDSFLDAEMEKEAAKAQQAALMYDEREGQVIDYLETLLPDDWYSWELDKRLDYFRQRDVLAPEQQKGTMQRARVCALEVFCECFGRPKQQWTRRDGDEIVSIMARIPGWERTGATARINEYGKQRVFTRCKR, encoded by the coding sequence ATGAACGATAAAGACAACACGGCCCGGATCATGAACCTGGCCGACTACAACATCGGAATAAAGCACAACGGCGAGCTCCTGATCTCCCTCGGCAAGAGCCGCTTCGAGACGGCATGGAAGAACAAGCGGATCCTCTGGTCCTCCCTTCTGGCCCGGCTCTCGAAGTCCGTGGAGACACCGGAGACCCACGCCGAATACATGAAAATGTCAAAGGAGCAGCAGGACCGGATCAAGGACATCGGCGGCTTCGTCGGCGGGCATCTGGAAAACGGCCGGAGAAAGACCGGCAGCGTCCTGGCCCGCCAGATCCTCACCCTCGACCTGGACTTCCCTCCTGCTGACTTCTGGGACACGCTCATGAACAACCTGGAGATCAACAGCGCCCTGGCAGTCTACTCGACGCACAAGCACTCAGCAGGGACACCACGCTTCCGGCTGATCATGCCTCTGGATCGGGAAGTCACGCCGGACGAATACGAGGCCATCGCCAGGAAGATCGCCGAGAAGGTCGGCATCGACCTCTTTGACGACTCCACCTTCCAGCCGACGCGCCTCATGTACTGGCCAAGCAACAGCACCGGCGTCGAGCCCTTCTTCAACTACTACGACGCGCCGTTTTTATCGGCCGACGCTGTCCTGGCAGAATACCCGGACTGGACTGACACGAGCTACTGGCCGGAGTCCTCCAGGATGACCGGGATCCGGAAGCGCCAGGCAGACAAGCAGGGGGATCCTCTGGAGAAGAAGGGCATCGTCGGCGCGTTCTGCCGGACATACAACATCACCGAGGCGATCGCCAAGTTCCTGCCGGACATCTACACCCAGACGGCGAAGCCCGACCGCTACACCTACGCGGCGGGCTCCACGGCTGCGGGCCTCGTCGTCTATGATGGTGAGCTCTTCGCCTACTCAAACCACAGCACGGATCCGGCAGGCGGGCAGCTCTGCAACGCCTTCGACCTCGTCCGGATCCACAAGTTCGGCGACCTGGATGACGGCAAGGAGGACAAGAGCGGCGCGGAACGGCCGAGCTACAAGGCGATGGCCACCCTCGCCTCTGAGGATCCCGCCACCATCCGCACGATCGACAAAGACCACAAAGACAGTGCCGTCCTCGACTTCGAGAACGAGCTGCCGGATGATGACACGGACGAAACATGGAAGACCAGCCTCCTCCGGAACGAGAACGGCGACATCCGGACAGTGATCACCAACGCCGTGCTGATACTCCAGAACGACCCGGCTCTCCAGGGCATCCGCTTCAATGAGCTGTCTGGGGCGATCGAGGTCAAGGGCAGGCTTCCATGGAGCCGCCCGAGTAAATACTGGCGCGATGCTGACGACGCCCAGCTCTACATCTGGGTGGCCGACAAGTACAAGGTCCAGTTCCCCGAGAACAAGTTCACAAAAGCGCTCACCCAGGTCGCGGACAGCCGCCGCTTCAATCCGCTGCGGGACTACATCAGGGGACTGCCTGACTGGGACGGCGTCCCCAGAGTCGACACGCTGCTGGTGGACTATCTGGGTGCAGAGGACTCACCCTACACCCGGGCCGTCACCAGGAAGACCCTGATCGGGGCCATCCAGCGCGTGCTGGAGCCCGGCTGCAAGTTCGACACGGTCCTGGTCCTGGACGGGAAGCCTGGCATCGGCAAGAGCACCCTGCTCCGGAAGCTGGGCGGGGTGTGGTTTAGTGACTCCCTCAGCCTGGCCGACACCCGGGACAAGACTGCCGCCGAGAAGCTCCAGGGCGTCTGGATCATGGAGATCGGCGAGATGCAAGGCACCCGGAAGGCCGACGTCGACGTGATGAAGGGCTTCCTTAGCCGCCAGGTGGATGAATACCGGGCGGCCTACGGCCGGGTGGTGGAGCGCCACCCGAGGACCGCGATCATCTGCGGCACCACCAACAGCACCACCGGTTTCCTCCGGGACACCACCGGCAACCGGCGCTTCTGGCCCGTGACCGTGAACGGCGGCAGCCGTCTGAGCGTCTGGGACATGACCGAGGAGACCCGCGCCCAGATCTGGGCCGAGGCGATGGCCTACACGGCGGAGGGCGAGGACAGCTTCCTGGACGCTGAAATGGAAAAAGAGGCGGCGAAAGCCCAGCAGGCAGCGCTCATGTACGACGAACGCGAGGGCCAAGTGATCGACTACCTGGAGACGCTGCTGCCGGATGACTGGTACAGCTGGGAGCTGGACAAGCGTCTGGACTATTTTCGCCAGAGGGATGTCCTGGCGCCTGAACAGCAGAAAGGGACCATGCAGCGGGCGAGAGTCTGCGCTCTGGAAGTCTTCTGTGAGTGCTTCGGACGGCCTAAGCAGCAATGGACCCGGAGGGACGGCGACGAGATCGTCAGCATAATGGCAAGGATCCCGGGCTGGGAAAGAACTGGCGCGACTGCAAGGATCAACGAATACGGCAAGCAAAGAGTTTTTACAAGGTGCAAGCGGTAA
- a CDS encoding PDDEXK family nuclease, with translation MERERDIEKYLKAQVEEMGGLFMKFVSPGNDGVPDRIAIMPGGHVWFVELKTSKGRTTAIQEWQIEQLKKRDVPAIVVKGMIGARVFIETLRDEQDGLL, from the coding sequence ATGGAAAGAGAACGCGACATTGAAAAATATCTGAAGGCCCAAGTCGAGGAAATGGGCGGTTTATTTATGAAGTTCGTGAGCCCCGGCAACGATGGAGTGCCTGACCGGATCGCTATCATGCCAGGGGGCCACGTCTGGTTTGTGGAGCTGAAGACCAGCAAGGGACGGACGACGGCCATCCAGGAGTGGCAAATTGAGCAGCTCAAAAAGAGAGACGTCCCGGCCATAGTGGTCAAAGGTATGATAGGCGCCAGGGTCTTCATCGAAACTCTGAGAGACGAGCAGGACGGTCTGCTATA